Proteins from a genomic interval of Streptomyces sp. NBC_01445:
- a CDS encoding bifunctional 3'-5' exonuclease/DNA polymerase, with the protein MTEKWAIAATEDGGAQLAPLGADGAPAAPVRHEPSLAEAVRSRPDVTRWIWRSTAAVYPRLLAAGVRVPRCYDIEDAETLLLGHAGRFGEPRSAAAALARIHGTAVPPDPPQRAATPGSQSSLFEPQPVHVPLEDLIEVYADQQRRHDATAHPGRMRLLTAAESAAMLVAAEMNAAGLPWSADVHRSVLHELLGERYAGGGEPRRLAELADEVSEAFGRRVRPDLPADVVKAFAQAGVKITSTRRWEIESIDHPAVRPLIEYKKLYRIYTAHGWSWLQDWVRDGRFRPEYLPGGTVTGRWVTNGGGALQIPKVIRRAVVADPGWRLVVADADQMEPRVLAAISRDPGLMEVAGRETDLYQSVSDRAFSGDRAKAKLAVLGAVYGQTSGDGLKNLAALRRRFPQAVAYVDDAARAGEEGRLVRTWLGRTCPPVAGAGDQDEAGIPQDGPTPEQASGDTEFTPGYASSNARARGRFARNFVVQGSAADWADLMLAALRQSCTGMAAELVFFQHDEVIVHCPEEEAEAVTAAIRVAAELAGHLTFGDTPVHFPFTTAVVKCYADAK; encoded by the coding sequence ATGACCGAGAAGTGGGCCATCGCGGCCACCGAGGACGGCGGAGCCCAGCTCGCGCCGCTCGGTGCCGACGGCGCACCCGCCGCCCCGGTCCGCCACGAGCCCAGCCTCGCGGAAGCAGTCCGCTCCCGCCCCGACGTCACGCGCTGGATCTGGCGATCGACAGCGGCCGTCTATCCCCGCCTGCTCGCCGCGGGCGTCCGCGTGCCACGCTGCTACGACATCGAGGACGCCGAGACTCTCCTCCTCGGCCACGCCGGCCGCTTCGGGGAACCCCGCTCCGCGGCCGCCGCCCTGGCCAGGATCCACGGCACGGCCGTCCCCCCGGACCCCCCTCAACGAGCCGCGACCCCCGGCTCCCAGTCCTCCCTCTTCGAACCACAACCCGTCCATGTCCCCCTCGAAGACCTCATAGAGGTGTACGCCGATCAGCAGCGCCGCCACGACGCCACCGCCCACCCGGGCCGGATGCGGCTGCTCACCGCCGCCGAGTCCGCGGCCATGCTCGTGGCAGCCGAGATGAACGCGGCGGGCCTCCCCTGGAGCGCCGACGTGCACCGCTCCGTACTGCACGAGCTGCTCGGCGAGCGCTACGCGGGCGGCGGCGAACCGCGCCGCCTCGCCGAACTGGCCGACGAAGTGTCCGAGGCGTTCGGCCGACGCGTGCGCCCCGATCTGCCCGCCGACGTGGTGAAGGCGTTCGCCCAGGCCGGCGTCAAGATCACGTCCACGCGCCGCTGGGAGATCGAGTCGATCGACCATCCGGCCGTGCGGCCCCTGATCGAGTACAAGAAGCTGTACCGGATCTACACCGCACACGGCTGGTCCTGGCTCCAGGACTGGGTCCGCGACGGCCGCTTCCGCCCCGAGTACCTGCCCGGAGGCACCGTCACGGGACGCTGGGTCACCAATGGCGGTGGCGCACTCCAGATCCCCAAGGTCATCCGCCGTGCCGTCGTCGCCGACCCGGGCTGGCGCCTCGTCGTCGCCGACGCCGACCAGATGGAACCCCGCGTCCTCGCCGCCATCTCCCGCGACCCCGGCCTGATGGAGGTAGCCGGGCGAGAGACCGACCTCTATCAATCCGTCTCCGACCGGGCCTTCTCCGGCGACCGCGCCAAGGCAAAACTGGCGGTGCTCGGCGCGGTGTACGGCCAGACGTCCGGCGACGGCCTCAAGAACCTCGCCGCCCTCCGCCGCCGCTTCCCGCAAGCCGTCGCCTACGTCGACGACGCCGCCCGCGCGGGCGAGGAGGGCCGCCTCGTACGGACCTGGCTCGGCCGCACCTGCCCACCGGTCGCCGGCGCCGGCGACCAGGACGAGGCAGGCATCCCCCAGGACGGCCCGACGCCCGAACAGGCATCGGGAGACACCGAGTTCACCCCCGGCTACGCCTCCTCGAACGCCCGCGCCCGCGGCCGCTTCGCCCGCAACTTCGTCGTCCAGGGCAGCGCCGCCGACTGGGCCGACCTGATGCTCGCCGCCCTGCGCCAGTCCTGCACCGGGATGGCGGCGGAACTGGTCTTCTTCCAGCACGACGAGGTGATCGTGCACTGCCCGGAAGAGGAAGCGGAAGCAGTGACCGCGGCGATCCGCGTAGCCGCAGAACTGGCCGGCCACCTCACATTCGGCGACACCCCGGTCCACTTCCCTTTCACCACCGCAGTGGTGAAGTGCTACGCCGACGCGAAGTGA
- a CDS encoding response regulator transcription factor — translation MAHPIGPAGAPSTAALAMAQPPETFVDSEGATRRVGARLDVLGGRLDVDAVPGWGTRVTATTVPLTVPRAEAARPLADLGRRELEVLSHLARGHRNRVIAQDLHISESTVEFHVANILSKLEVGSRG, via the coding sequence ATGGCCCATCCCATCGGGCCGGCAGGCGCACCCTCGACCGCCGCGCTCGCCATGGCACAACCACCCGAGACGTTCGTGGATTCCGAGGGAGCCACGCGTCGGGTCGGCGCACGCCTCGATGTGCTTGGCGGCCGGCTCGACGTGGACGCGGTGCCGGGCTGGGGTACGAGGGTCACGGCGACGACGGTTCCCCTCACCGTGCCCCGCGCCGAGGCCGCCCGCCCCCTGGCCGACCTCGGCCGCCGTGAGCTGGAGGTCCTCTCCCACCTCGCCCGGGGTCACCGCAACCGGGTGATCGCGCAGGACCTGCACATCAGCGAGTCCACGGTGGAGTTCCATGTGGCGAACATCCTGTCGAAGCTGGAGGTGGGGTCCAGGGGGTGA
- a CDS encoding nitrilase-related carbon-nitrogen hydrolase: MRVALAQTDCVLGDVDANLTVAREQTEQAAAQGADLVVFPELSLHGYHLGALRQDVSLPVTDPRLTALSTLGADVVIGLHEHTSLRAYNTSAYYAGGQLLHSHRKLYLPNYLAWEERKHVSPGQQLRAYDLPHGHGRAATLVCNDAWQPVLPWLAVQDGAEVVIVPANSAATLDPEAMDTGLYWDTLLAYTAKMLQCWVVFVNRVGNEHGASFWGGSRVVDPRGTVVAQAPKWEPSLVTIDIDLHEARRQRRVVPLVAEARLGLIDREVRRLIDEGGDS, encoded by the coding sequence ATGAGAGTGGCGCTTGCACAGACCGACTGTGTGCTCGGCGACGTGGACGCGAATCTGACCGTCGCCCGGGAGCAGACCGAGCAGGCGGCGGCCCAGGGCGCCGACCTCGTGGTCTTCCCCGAGCTGAGCCTGCACGGCTATCACCTCGGCGCCCTGCGCCAGGACGTCTCCCTCCCGGTGACGGACCCGCGTCTGACCGCCCTCTCGACACTCGGCGCGGATGTCGTGATCGGCCTGCACGAACACACCAGCCTGCGCGCCTACAACACCTCCGCCTACTACGCAGGTGGCCAACTCCTCCATTCCCACCGCAAGTTGTACCTGCCGAACTACCTGGCCTGGGAAGAGCGCAAGCACGTCAGCCCCGGCCAGCAACTGCGCGCGTACGACCTGCCGCACGGCCACGGCCGCGCCGCGACCCTCGTCTGCAACGACGCCTGGCAGCCGGTCCTCCCGTGGCTCGCCGTGCAGGACGGCGCCGAGGTCGTCATCGTCCCCGCGAACAGCGCGGCGACACTCGACCCGGAGGCCATGGACACGGGCCTGTACTGGGACACGCTCCTCGCCTACACCGCGAAGATGCTCCAGTGCTGGGTCGTCTTCGTGAACCGCGTCGGCAATGAACATGGCGCCTCCTTCTGGGGTGGCTCCCGCGTGGTCGACCCACGCGGGACGGTCGTGGCCCAGGCCCCCAAGTGGGAACCGAGCTTGGTGACCATCGACATCGACCTCCACGAGGCCCGCCGGCAACGCAGGGTCGTTCCTCTGGTCGCGGAGGCCCGCCTCGGCCTGATCGACCGCGAGGTCCGCCGCCTGATCGACGAGGGCGGCGACAGCTGA
- a CDS encoding NADP-dependent oxidoreductase, producing the protein MEAIVFEEFGGPEVLRFKGDIEEPHAGPGQVRVKVAAVGVNPIEYKIRNGWMEQAFPTSLPAVPGNEFAGTVDELGEGVTGLSVGDEVLGWSETGAYAAYALAQASAVTPRPTGLEPAAAATLPIAGETAQRVLDLLGVRSGETLLIHGAAGAVGSMGVQLAVALGATVIGTASPANHEYLRSIGAVPVAYGDGLVERVRAVAPQGVDAVFDAAGKGALADSVELRGGTPDRVVTIADPDAAKYDVTFASGGTDRAKAREGLTHQAALAADGKLHISIAGTFPLRDAAKAQTLSETGHVRGKLVLLVG; encoded by the coding sequence ATGGAAGCCATCGTTTTCGAGGAGTTCGGCGGACCCGAGGTACTGCGCTTCAAGGGCGACATCGAGGAACCGCACGCGGGTCCCGGCCAGGTCCGGGTGAAAGTCGCGGCCGTCGGGGTCAACCCCATCGAGTACAAGATCAGGAACGGCTGGATGGAGCAGGCTTTCCCGACCTCCCTGCCGGCCGTGCCCGGCAATGAGTTCGCCGGAACCGTCGACGAGCTCGGCGAGGGCGTCACCGGCCTCTCGGTCGGCGACGAAGTCCTCGGCTGGAGCGAGACCGGCGCGTACGCCGCCTATGCCCTGGCCCAGGCCTCCGCCGTCACCCCGCGGCCCACCGGACTCGAACCCGCCGCGGCGGCCACCCTCCCCATCGCCGGCGAAACGGCCCAGCGCGTACTCGACCTGCTCGGCGTACGCAGCGGCGAGACGCTGCTGATCCACGGCGCCGCGGGCGCGGTCGGCTCGATGGGCGTGCAGCTGGCCGTGGCCCTCGGCGCGACGGTGATCGGCACGGCCTCCCCCGCCAATCACGAGTATCTGCGCTCCATCGGCGCCGTCCCCGTCGCATACGGGGACGGGCTTGTGGAGCGGGTGCGCGCGGTGGCCCCGCAAGGCGTGGACGCGGTGTTCGACGCGGCGGGCAAGGGCGCGCTGGCGGACTCGGTCGAACTCCGCGGAGGCACGCCGGACCGGGTCGTCACCATCGCCGACCCCGACGCCGCCAAGTACGACGTGACCTTCGCGTCCGGCGGCACCGACCGTGCCAAGGCCCGCGAGGGCCTCACCCACCAGGCCGCACTCGCCGCGGACGGCAAACTCCACATCTCGATCGCCGGCACGTTCCCCCTCCGCGACGCGGCCAAGGCACAGACCCTGAGCGAGACCGGCCACGTGCGGGGCAAGCTGGTGCTGCTGGTGGGCTGA